Proteins encoded in a region of the Dorea longicatena genome:
- the truA gene encoding tRNA pseudouridine(38-40) synthase TruA codes for MKRIRIFVAYDGTNYCGWQVQPNGVTIEEKLNKSLARLTGEEIRIIGASRTDSGVHALGNVAVFDTESSIPPERFAYALNQRLPEDIVVVRSDEVPADWHPRYQENISKTYEYHIYNAAVPNPLKTRYCTFVSFPMDVEAMRAGAKYLVGEHDFVSFCNIRTNTQDTVRTVYDLIIEKKDDEIVLRITGNGFLYNMVRIIAGVLIRVGRGFYTPEKVKEILDAKVHTSEGATAPPNGLVLMKIDYN; via the coding sequence ATGAAAAGAATCAGAATATTCGTAGCATATGATGGAACTAATTACTGCGGCTGGCAGGTCCAGCCAAATGGAGTTACGATTGAAGAAAAACTGAATAAATCATTAGCAAGACTTACCGGGGAAGAAATCAGAATTATCGGGGCAAGCAGGACTGATTCAGGGGTACACGCACTGGGAAATGTAGCGGTATTCGATACAGAATCTTCCATTCCGCCTGAGAGATTTGCGTATGCATTGAACCAGAGGCTTCCGGAAGATATTGTAGTAGTAAGGTCCGATGAAGTTCCGGCAGACTGGCATCCGAGATATCAGGAGAATATTTCAAAGACTTATGAATATCATATATACAATGCGGCGGTACCAAATCCGTTAAAGACAAGATATTGTACGTTCGTATCGTTTCCAATGGATGTTGAGGCTATGCGTGCCGGTGCAAAATATTTGGTTGGAGAACATGATTTTGTAAGCTTCTGTAATATCAGAACGAATACGCAGGATACAGTCCGGACGGTGTATGATTTGATAATTGAGAAAAAAGACGATGAAATCGTGCTTCGTATTACAGGAAATGGTTTCCTTTATAATATGGTTCGTATTATTGCGGGAGTCCTGATCCGCGTTGGCAGAGGATTCTATACTCCGGAAAAGGTAAAGGAAATTCTGGATGCAAAAGTTCATACTTCAGAGGGAGCGACGGCACCACCGAATGGGCTTGTGCTTATGAAGATAGATTATAATTAA
- a CDS encoding aryl-sulfate sulfotransferase, whose amino-acid sequence MKKRIMTAGMLAMILAMGMTACANADTKEKSTTKKEQVSESDEKKEQKMSDNEANVMNEKQKKIYEKIKKTYNAEEQQKIADELEKKKESQEYTLSNMLIEYNPFGTNTQSLYVYFETDSAVKVSYTIHVKEDDIADFSRNVYQDEEYQKEHEFQVIGLIPDTENTITFYITNEDGSTDTKEIVYEMGSLYGEEAVQLDTDVKQSADKLEDGLYVVLGNDSPSMDFMYYYDNNGVLRGEVPLLGYRSHRLIFDENSMYYSISEKKMAQVNRLGQVTKVYDLGNYKLHHDYVFDENGNMLILATDTTQDSVEDIVLKLDVNSGEVTEVLDLGDLFGEYKKTCVKNSSDELDWMHINTIQYIGNGSVLLSSRETSTIIKVDNIYDGPVVSYMIGEKDFWKDTSYVSLLLNKKGDFTIQGGQHTITYETDESLADGQYYLYMFDNNIGISETRPDYDWSSIGLKVSSAVDGKNSKYYKYLVDENEGTFELVDSFKVPYSGYVSSAQETGDNVLVDSGLKGTFTEYDADHKAIVTYKMDYEKFIYRVFKYKFDGFYFEKSE is encoded by the coding sequence GTGAAAAAGCGAATCATGACTGCAGGAATGTTGGCTATGATACTTGCGATGGGAATGACAGCGTGTGCAAATGCAGACACGAAAGAGAAGAGCACAACGAAGAAAGAACAGGTTTCAGAGTCTGATGAAAAAAAAGAACAGAAAATGTCAGATAATGAAGCAAATGTAATGAATGAAAAACAGAAAAAAATCTATGAGAAGATCAAAAAAACATACAATGCAGAAGAGCAGCAGAAAATAGCGGACGAACTGGAAAAGAAAAAAGAATCTCAGGAGTATACACTGAGTAATATGCTGATCGAATACAATCCTTTTGGAACCAATACACAGTCATTGTATGTTTATTTTGAGACAGATTCGGCGGTGAAAGTTTCTTATACGATTCATGTAAAGGAGGATGATATTGCCGACTTTAGCAGAAATGTATATCAGGATGAAGAGTATCAGAAAGAGCATGAATTTCAGGTGATCGGTCTGATCCCGGATACGGAGAATACGATTACATTCTATATAACGAATGAAGACGGTTCTACGGATACGAAGGAAATCGTATATGAGATGGGAAGTCTGTATGGAGAAGAGGCAGTACAGCTTGATACGGATGTAAAACAAAGTGCGGACAAGTTAGAAGACGGGCTGTATGTGGTACTTGGAAATGACAGTCCTTCTATGGATTTTATGTATTATTATGACAATAACGGAGTCTTAAGAGGAGAAGTTCCTCTTCTGGGATACCGAAGTCACAGGCTTATCTTTGACGAGAATTCGATGTATTACAGTATTTCCGAAAAGAAGATGGCACAGGTGAACCGTCTTGGGCAGGTAACAAAGGTATATGATCTTGGCAATTACAAATTGCACCATGATTATGTGTTTGATGAAAATGGAAATATGTTGATTCTTGCAACTGATACGACGCAGGACAGCGTGGAAGATATCGTGTTGAAACTGGATGTAAATTCCGGTGAGGTGACAGAGGTACTGGATCTGGGAGATCTGTTTGGCGAATATAAAAAGACCTGTGTGAAAAATTCTTCCGATGAACTGGACTGGATGCATATCAACACGATTCAGTATATAGGAAATGGGTCAGTACTTTTAAGTTCAAGAGAGACGTCAACAATCATCAAAGTAGATAATATCTATGACGGGCCGGTGGTTTCTTATATGATCGGTGAAAAAGATTTCTGGAAAGATACTTCTTATGTAAGTCTTCTGCTGAATAAGAAAGGAGATTTTACAATACAGGGTGGCCAGCATACGATCACATATGAGACAGATGAAAGCCTTGCGGACGGGCAGTATTATCTGTATATGTTTGATAATAATATTGGAATCAGTGAGACAAGACCGGATTATGACTGGTCGTCGATAGGTCTGAAAGTAAGTTCTGCGGTTGACGGAAAGAATTCCAAGTATTACAAATATCTGGTGGATGAAAATGAAGGTACATTTGAACTTGTAGATTCGTTTAAAGTACCTTATTCCGGATATGTCAGCAGTGCGCAGGAAACAGGAGATAATGTACTTGTAGATTCGGGATTAAAGGGGACTTTTACAGAGTATGATGCAGATCATAAAGCAATTGTAACTTATAAGATGGATTATGAGAAATTTATTTATCGTGTATTCAAATACAAGTTTGATGGATTTTATTTTGAAAAAAGTGAATAA
- a CDS encoding energy-coupling factor transporter ATPase: MAIKIEHLNYVYSPGTAYEKHALKDICLEIPHGEFVGIIGHTGSGKSTLIQHLNGLVKATDGALYYNGENIYQNGYDMRALRNQVGLVFQYPEYQLFEIDVLTDVCFGPKNQGLSKEECEKRALEALKLVGLKEKYYKSSPFELSGGQKRRVAIAGVLAMRPKVLVLDEPTAGLDPKGRDDILDQIAYLHKQSDMTVILVSHSMEDIARYADRIIVMNKGSVMYNGAPKEVFAHYQELEKIGLAAPQVTYIMHDLKEKGLPVKVNVTTVEEAADEIMQALEKKI, encoded by the coding sequence ATTGCAATTAAGATAGAACATTTGAATTATGTATACAGTCCCGGGACTGCATACGAAAAACATGCACTCAAAGACATTTGCCTGGAGATTCCACACGGTGAATTTGTGGGAATCATCGGTCATACCGGATCGGGGAAATCGACTCTGATCCAGCATCTGAACGGACTTGTGAAAGCAACGGACGGTGCGCTGTATTATAATGGAGAGAACATTTACCAAAATGGATATGATATGCGTGCACTCCGTAATCAGGTAGGACTGGTGTTCCAGTATCCGGAGTATCAGTTGTTCGAGATTGACGTACTGACAGATGTGTGCTTTGGACCGAAAAACCAGGGGCTGAGCAAAGAAGAGTGTGAAAAGCGTGCGTTGGAAGCACTGAAACTGGTAGGATTGAAAGAAAAATATTATAAATCTTCTCCGTTCGAGCTCTCGGGCGGTCAGAAACGAAGAGTAGCGATCGCAGGAGTTCTGGCAATGCGTCCGAAAGTGCTGGTTCTTGACGAGCCGACGGCGGGACTTGATCCAAAGGGAAGAGATGACATTCTGGATCAGATCGCATACCTGCATAAGCAGAGTGATATGACGGTCATTCTGGTATCACATAGTATGGAAGATATTGCAAGATATGCAGACCGGATCATTGTGATGAACAAAGGGTCTGTAATGTATAATGGTGCGCCGAAAGAGGTATTTGCACATTATCAGGAACTGGAAAAAATCGGACTTGCAGCTCCGCAGGTGACGTATATCATGCATGATCTGAAAGAAAAAGGTTTACCAGTCAAGGTAAATGTAACGACTGTAGAAGAAGCGGCAGATGAGATTATGCAGGCACTGGAGAAGAAGATATGA
- the proC gene encoding pyrroline-5-carboxylate reductase → MKLGFIGTGNMASAIMGGIIKNNVIPAEEIIGADLFAPGRERVQKEYGINVTADNKEVAQKAETIILSVKPQFYESVIADIKDVVTDKQIIITIAPGKTLAWLAEQFGKDVKIVRTMPNTPAMVGEGMTAVCPNEHLTEDEIAYVKSLLESFSRAEIVPERLMDVVTAVSGSSPAYVFMLIEAMADAAVSGGMPRKQAYQFAAQAVLGSAKMVLDTGKHPGELKDMVCSPAGTTIEAVRTLEELGFRSSIIEAMKVCEEMSRSL, encoded by the coding sequence ATGAAATTAGGATTTATCGGTACAGGTAACATGGCATCAGCAATTATGGGCGGAATTATCAAGAATAATGTAATTCCTGCAGAAGAAATTATCGGGGCAGATCTTTTTGCACCTGGAAGAGAAAGAGTTCAGAAAGAATACGGAATCAATGTAACAGCAGACAATAAAGAAGTTGCACAGAAAGCAGAGACAATTATTCTGTCTGTAAAACCACAGTTTTATGAGAGCGTAATTGCTGATATCAAAGATGTTGTGACAGACAAACAGATTATCATTACAATTGCACCAGGTAAGACACTTGCATGGCTTGCAGAACAGTTTGGAAAAGATGTAAAGATCGTTCGTACAATGCCTAACACACCGGCTATGGTTGGAGAAGGTATGACAGCAGTTTGCCCGAATGAACATCTTACAGAAGATGAGATCGCATATGTAAAGAGCCTTCTGGAAAGTTTCAGCCGTGCAGAGATCGTTCCTGAGCGTCTGATGGATGTAGTAACAGCAGTAAGTGGAAGTTCACCGGCGTATGTATTCATGCTGATCGAAGCTATGGCAGATGCAGCAGTTTCAGGCGGAATGCCAAGAAAACAGGCTTATCAGTTTGCAGCACAGGCTGTTCTTGGAAGTGCAAAGATGGTTCTGGATACAGGAAAACATCCTGGAGAATTAAAAGATATGGTTTGTTCACCGGCAGGAACAACAATTGAAGCTGTTCGTACATTAGAAGAGCTCGGCTTCAGAAGTTCTATCATTGAAGCTATGAAAGTATGCGAAGAGATGTCAAGAAGCTTATAA
- a CDS encoding TetR/AcrR family transcriptional regulator: MEIETDNKKSVKGRIVTAAWQLFYEKGYNGTTVDDIIELSGTSKGSFYYYFNTKDELLNTLSIILDDNYEVLKTKMDPDMNCYEKLLYLNYEAHSMMEEKISIDLLASLYSTQLVAQGHRSLLDQNRTYYKLISSVIDEGQKRGEISDEVPVNELVRYYSMCERALVSDWCLNKGAYSLGEYSKQCMPIMLEHFKK, encoded by the coding sequence ATGGAAATAGAAACAGACAACAAAAAAAGTGTAAAAGGAAGAATCGTAACAGCGGCATGGCAGTTGTTTTATGAAAAAGGATATAATGGAACAACGGTAGATGACATTATTGAATTGTCAGGAACATCCAAAGGATCGTTCTATTATTATTTTAATACCAAAGATGAATTGTTGAATACATTGTCGATTATTCTGGATGATAATTACGAAGTGTTAAAGACCAAGATGGATCCGGATATGAACTGTTATGAGAAGCTTCTTTATCTAAACTACGAAGCACATTCGATGATGGAAGAAAAGATCAGCATTGATCTTCTGGCTTCGCTTTATTCAACACAGCTTGTAGCACAGGGGCACAGATCACTTCTGGATCAGAACCGGACATATTATAAACTGATCAGCAGTGTGATCGATGAAGGACAAAAAAGAGGAGAGATATCGGATGAAGTACCGGTGAATGAACTGGTCAGATATTACTCGATGTGTGAACGAGCGCTGGTTTCGGACTGGTGTTTGAACAAAGGAGCATATTCATTGGGAGAATATTCCAAACAATGTATGCCAATCATGTTGGAACATTTTAAAAAATAA
- a CDS encoding acylphosphatase, producing the protein MSEVRKHMIFHGRVQGVGFRYTAKYLARSMNLTGWVKNEYDGTVVMEVQGRETLIFELMKGLNRNQFIQIDWIDTEEMEPELESSFEVKY; encoded by the coding sequence ATGTCGGAAGTAAGAAAACATATGATATTCCATGGAAGAGTACAAGGCGTGGGATTTCGTTATACAGCAAAATATCTGGCAAGATCTATGAATCTGACCGGATGGGTGAAGAATGAATATGATGGGACGGTAGTTATGGAAGTACAGGGAAGAGAGACTCTGATCTTTGAACTCATGAAGGGATTGAACCGGAACCAGTTTATCCAGATTGACTGGATTGATACCGAAGAGATGGAGCCGGAACTGGAAAGTAGTTTTGAAGTAAAGTATTAA
- a CDS encoding energy-coupling factor transporter transmembrane component T family protein, which yields MIRDITIGQYYPAKSVLHRLDPRVKLVGTLLYLISLFLFNSIPGYVMTTLFLIIIIKMSRVPFSFIVRGLKPVIMLLMITVLFNLFLTRDGAVLFHAWIFTITEGGLRTAVYMAIRLIYLIIGSSLMTFTTTPNELTDGIEELLGPLNKIHVPVHEIAMIMSIALRFIPILLEETDKIMKAQIARGADLESGNMIQKAKSMIPILVPLFVSAFRRANDLAMAMEARCYHGGEGRTKMKPLKYHKEDRMAYITVIAYVILVVVIGRCVPVHIWVF from the coding sequence ATGATAAGAGATATTACAATCGGACAATATTATCCGGCAAAGAGTGTATTACACAGATTAGATCCAAGAGTGAAACTGGTGGGGACGCTGTTATATCTGATTTCATTGTTTTTATTCAACAGCATTCCGGGATATGTGATGACAACATTGTTCCTGATCATTATTATTAAAATGTCAAGAGTTCCGTTTTCCTTTATTGTAAGGGGATTGAAACCAGTCATCATGCTTCTGATGATTACAGTGTTGTTCAATCTGTTTCTTACAAGAGACGGGGCAGTACTGTTTCACGCGTGGATCTTCACGATTACAGAAGGGGGATTAAGGACTGCGGTATATATGGCAATTCGTCTGATCTACCTGATCATCGGCTCGTCGCTTATGACATTTACAACGACTCCGAACGAGCTGACAGATGGAATCGAAGAGTTACTTGGGCCACTGAACAAGATCCATGTTCCGGTACATGAGATTGCGATGATCATGTCGATTGCACTCCGCTTTATTCCAATCCTTCTGGAAGAGACCGATAAGATCATGAAAGCACAGATCGCAAGAGGAGCTGATCTGGAAAGCGGTAATATGATTCAGAAAGCAAAGAGTATGATACCGATTCTGGTTCCGTTGTTCGTATCGGCATTCCGAAGAGCCAATGATCTGGCAATGGCGATGGAAGCGAGATGTTACCATGGCGGCGAAGGACGCACAAAGATGAAACCGTTAAAATATCATAAAGAAGACAGAATGGCATATATTACTGTAATTGCTTATGTGATTTTGGTGGTGGTGATCGGAAGATGCGTGCCGGTGCATATTTGGGTGTTTTAA
- a CDS encoding peptidylprolyl isomerase, whose protein sequence is MTNPIVTIEMENGDIMKAELYPEVAPNTVNNFVSLVKKGYYDGLIFHRVINGFMIQGGCPDGTGMGGPGYTIKGEFAQNGFANNLAHTEGVLSMARAMHPDSAGSQFFIMHKAAPHLDGAYAAFGKIIEGMDIVNKIAETDTDYSDRPLDEQKMKKVTVDTMGTEYPEPEKA, encoded by the coding sequence ATGACAAATCCAATCGTAACAATTGAGATGGAAAATGGAGATATTATGAAAGCAGAACTGTACCCGGAAGTTGCTCCGAATACAGTTAATAATTTTGTTTCACTGGTGAAGAAAGGTTATTATGACGGACTGATCTTTCACCGTGTCATCAATGGATTTATGATCCAGGGAGGATGCCCGGACGGAACAGGAATGGGAGGCCCGGGATACACAATTAAAGGAGAGTTTGCTCAGAACGGTTTCGCAAATAATCTTGCTCATACAGAAGGTGTACTTTCTATGGCAAGAGCTATGCATCCGGATTCAGCAGGTTCACAGTTCTTTATCATGCATAAAGCTGCACCACATCTGGACGGTGCATATGCTGCATTTGGTAAGATCATCGAAGGAATGGATATTGTAAATAAGATTGCTGAGACAGATACAGACTACAGTGACAGACCGCTTGATGAGCAGAAGATGAAAAAAGTAACCGTTGATACAATGGGAACAGAGTATCCGGAACCGGAAAAAGCATAA
- a CDS encoding GntR family transcriptional regulator, with the protein MAEKSPSLATQAYHTIKENILNLTYPPGMVLTEAMLTKELEMSRSPVRTAIQMLQVEGLIVSDYYKSMTVKEITDKDINEIYQLRELLEGAAFRQIFTSGRYEEYSYRIEEKVVRMCAAAGDLYEWEIADTAMHMEIISIFDNDRINRIYENNLSELIRIGQYSIRNGMKIPRTNDNLKKMISYMRKGNYEKAFEILKNDHFGTGRNTALKMH; encoded by the coding sequence ATGGCAGAAAAAAGTCCGTCTCTTGCCACACAGGCTTATCATACCATCAAAGAAAATATTCTGAATCTTACCTATCCTCCGGGCATGGTCCTTACCGAGGCTATGCTCACCAAAGAGCTCGAAATGAGCCGAAGCCCGGTACGCACTGCGATCCAGATGCTTCAGGTCGAAGGACTTATTGTCTCGGACTATTACAAATCTATGACTGTAAAAGAAATTACAGATAAAGATATCAATGAGATTTATCAGTTACGGGAATTATTAGAGGGGGCCGCTTTCCGTCAGATTTTTACCTCCGGGCGGTACGAAGAGTATTCTTACCGTATTGAAGAGAAAGTCGTGCGTATGTGCGCCGCTGCAGGCGATCTGTATGAATGGGAGATTGCAGATACTGCCATGCATATGGAAATTATCAGTATTTTTGACAATGACAGAATCAACCGGATCTATGAAAATAATCTTTCCGAACTGATCCGCATTGGCCAGTATTCTATCCGAAACGGGATGAAAATCCCCAGAACAAATGACAATCTGAAAAAAATGATTTCTTATATGAGAAAGGGAAACTATGAGAAAGCGTTTGAAATCTTGAAAAACGACCATTTCGGAACCGGCCGTAACACCGCATTAAAAATGCATTAA
- a CDS encoding energy-coupling factor transporter ATPase has protein sequence MEMIQTEKLVYEYEKRDEEGNVIGTSRAIDEVDIEAKEGQFIAVLGHNGSGKSTLAKHLNAILVPTEGSVWVNGKNTSNPEELWDVRQSAGMVFQNPDNQIIGTVVEEDVGFGPENLGVPTDEIWQRVEESLKAVGMIEYRHHSPNKLSGGQKQRVAIAGVVAMEPKCIVMDEPTAMLDPVGRKEVLKTVHKLRKQKNVTVILITHYMEEVVDADKIFVMDHGKVVMEGTPKEIFSRVDELKSYRLDVPQVTILADELRKRGLDIPKGILRKEELVEAITHLQQ, from the coding sequence ATGGAAATGATCCAGACAGAAAAATTAGTATATGAATATGAAAAACGTGATGAAGAAGGCAATGTGATTGGAACATCGCGTGCTATTGATGAAGTGGATATTGAAGCAAAAGAAGGACAGTTTATAGCAGTTCTCGGACACAATGGTTCCGGTAAATCAACGCTTGCGAAGCATTTAAACGCAATTTTAGTTCCGACAGAAGGTTCCGTATGGGTGAATGGAAAGAATACAAGTAATCCAGAAGAACTCTGGGATGTAAGACAGTCGGCAGGAATGGTGTTTCAGAATCCGGATAATCAGATCATCGGTACTGTAGTAGAAGAAGATGTAGGATTTGGTCCGGAAAATCTGGGAGTTCCGACAGATGAGATCTGGCAGCGTGTAGAAGAAAGCCTGAAAGCAGTTGGAATGATCGAGTACAGACATCATTCTCCGAATAAGCTTTCCGGTGGACAGAAGCAGAGGGTTGCAATTGCAGGGGTTGTAGCAATGGAACCCAAATGCATCGTTATGGATGAGCCAACGGCGATGCTTGATCCGGTTGGAAGAAAAGAAGTCTTAAAGACGGTCCACAAACTCAGAAAACAGAAGAATGTTACAGTAATTCTGATTACGCATTATATGGAAGAAGTAGTAGATGCGGATAAGATCTTTGTAATGGATCACGGCAAGGTTGTGATGGAGGGAACTCCGAAAGAGATATTCTCAAGGGTGGATGAGCTTAAGAGCTATCGCCTGGATGTACCACAGGTGACAATCCTGGCAGATGAACTTCGAAAACGTGGACTGGATATTCCAAAAGGAATCTTAAGAAAAGAAGAACTGGTAGAAGCAATTACGCATTTACAACAATAG